A stretch of DNA from Microtus pennsylvanicus isolate mMicPen1 chromosome 20, mMicPen1.hap1, whole genome shotgun sequence:
CGTCATACCTAGGTAAAAATTTTATTCACAATTAGTAGCTGCTGGAAtagtgtctttgttagggtttctatatgAAGAGACTTTATGACCATGGAcaccttataaagaaaaacattttaattggcgTACAGTTTCAGAGGTATAGTCCATTATTATCACGGTGGGACATGGCGccgtgtaggcagacatggtgctggagaaggagctgagaattctacatcttgatccacaggcaacaggaagtgaaattTCTACCACACTGAGTATAGCTTAAACAAAGGAGACTTCAAAGTCACCCCCTAGGGACACTCTTCTTCAACATGGCCACACATCTTCCAACACAGCcaccacctaatagtgccacttcctttggggggggTCACTTTTTTTCAGACTACCACATCCCCGAAGACTTGAAGTCCCTTTGTGGACTATTTTCTTTCACATCACCACATAGACGGGAAATCAATTTTCTTCAATAGCATGGCACCTACTCTTCTGGGCATTTGTTGCCAACAGAATTTGTACTCTGTTTTTCTGCTTactgtgtgtggttttgttttgtttttaagagagaaaaagaagatggaATTGGGTGGGTAGGAAGAGGGATGGTCTGAGTTGGGGAAAAGTAAATTATATGGAAAATATGTATCATCTGATAGTCCCaaagtcaaaaagaaaacataaaataaaatggctcaGTTTCTACATTACAAATATCTTTTCTATAGAATGAGGTAGTCAGAATGTACATTAGGAAAAATAGCTTTGAATCACTGATTTTCTAGGCAAATGGGACACCTTTTAAAGATCTGttttattatgtgtctgtgtgtgagtgtatgcacatgtatgcaagtGCCTGGGGTGTTCAGAGGCAtcagaactggagtcacaggcagctgtgagttgcatgtcatgggtgctaggaacgTACTCTGGTCTTATCTATGTATCCATGGTGAATAAAGAGATTATAAGGGGATGGTACATCAAGTCTGGAGATTGCCTCTTGAAATAAAGCTCACCAGCAAAGTTGCCAGGAATAATCTAGTGCCAATTATGTTTTTACATACAATTTCAGCATCAAATGAATGAGAGATCAGGAAGAAGTAGTTAAAAGAAGTCACTGATAGCTAACCCAAGGTTCATAGAAATTCATTTAACAAAGGAGTAAATACCCAAGAGTCCAGCTGCTGGTACCTAAAAGAACAGTTCAAACATGCATCATTTGCctttcaaattttcaaaatcGCTGGGACCCACTGACCAGTAATCATACCTGAGTTaagtcagtgagctctgggttcagagagaggcactgagcacacacacaaaaatgcctTTACTACAACATAATAGGGCAGTGATGACTCGGCGTATAAAGAAACTTTCCATTAAGCTTGATGatttgagttcagttctcagaagtctgatggtggaggagagagctgactcctagAGTTTGTGCTTGTTCCTCCAAATTCCGAGAGTATGCACAGAGCAGCACACTCACACTTATACACActaagagaaaatacaaaaactGCATAATAAAATTTCGTGTTTATGAGATAGGACCATATCAATGATAGTAATATACAAAAGTATAGAAAATGATTTTTCGGGCAGAGCAAATGGTCAATGAACAAATAATCATATTGTAACTGATAATCTGAGTATGTGTTTTAACTATGAAATAAAACGTTCAAATAGACTTCTTAGTACTTCTCAGGTTATTTATAGGGttttaatgtttgattttaaacatTAGATACATAATACATTCACTTATATGTAAATGGTTGCAAAAATGATTCACATAGCAATATTCGGCAGTCTCCATAAAATACACAGAGGTGCTTATCTAAAACACACTCTATTATCTTGACTTAATAGTAAAAAAAGGAAAGTAGTTCGAGATAAGAAACACAATGATATTTGATATTTGATTGGTGGGGAGCGACTTGGTGATAGAATGTATCATACTCTCCTTTTAAAATGTCAGATCAGAAAAATACTTAAAGGATCTCAAAATATATTACTTAACACAAAAcctcaattaaaaatagaacaccCTCACTTCCAGTTAATACATATGTAAAAGTTACTATGGCAAACTGTGGAAAGATACATTGAACAATGAATGCCTGGTGGTCCTGCCTGTGATCCTGCCCCTGGGTTGATGAGGGTAGGCGTGGAGGGCCAAAAGTGTGAACGTATTTTTATCCCTACAGTTGGTCATGATTTGCAAACATAATTTTGTTCCTTCCTTTGCATTATGAGGTTACCTGGGGAGTAGCtgtcttcaggatacttggtctagtgtGGCTTCACCGCCCAAACAGCAGAATGCCAGTGACTTGATGCCTCAAAGTGCTAAAGCAATTAACTGTTGCGTTGCCTTTTGCATCATGTTAAGGAAGTCTTTTGCTTCCTTTTATACTgcggtataaaagtgtatggaaaattaaacacggACAATTTCCGTATTCATTGGAATGCCCTCCCGGTACtgttctgtggtttctgttttattattttcacacacGTCTTCATATTCTATACTACTATTTCCaaatcctcatgctcctaccctgaTAAGAGGTGTTTTTGTTGAGACTGGTCCCTGACAGGTAGGAAGATAGGTTTAATCCTTGCTGCACAGCAGGCTGAAGGCTACTGTGCTTTCTCAGTAGAATTCTTCTATAGTTTTACTTTTatgctttaaatttatttctcCTTGTGTTGAGGATAGTACATGTTTTGTGTCACTATGCCACAATCATCCTCCACCCTCAGAATGGAGTTAAAAGGCTGCTTATGAAATGGAGTCTCTCGGGGAAAGGCACAGCCTAAACTACTCCACTAAAGCTTAATATAATATGGAGTAACTGAGTAGAAGGAAGCCTCATCTGAACACTGTCCTATGAAGATTATTGTAAGATGATAACTATTTCTTGTTGTTAGATCTCAGCCTTTCCACAAATGCCTAGCTAACTCCTTGCAGGTAACTTCTGCAATCTTCTGGGATGTAGGTTACACAATCAACCAATTAAATATGATTGCTGGAAATAATCTTCTACTTACATACATCAGTGCCCTATTATTATGTATCCCAGAAGTCATTATGCATTTCCACATTTTGTCGAATATTTTTGAAGTAATGTGTTGCAAACATAGTATAAGtgatgttaatttttttcatggAGAAACATTGACAATATCCCTGTGAGAAATATTGGAATGATCTGAATAATTTTATAGCAATAAAACTCCCATCTGGAGATGTGTTGCTAAGATATTGTAAGGAATATGTCAGTATCCCATATGTTGGATGATATtagaaaacacatgaaaaagatGCTTCCCTGCCTATTTTGAGAATTAAACATCAGGCATTCTGTGATGAGACAGCTTTGTGGGAGGAGAACCATAAACAGTGATTTCTCTTTGTGCTACAGGACCATCTACAGATTTTGGTTTAAGGGAACTAAGCACATTACTCTGGGTTTGCTGTTTCACCTTAACTATTGATTCTTTAAGTTgatattttcaagtatttatgTACAATGTTTCAGCTTTATTTACTGTCTTCTCATGCAATTGTATTTATAGCTGTTTTGTACATATACATAACTAATATATGCATATTagttaactttaaatttttacaacttaaatatattttaaataaaacactttAGCCATTAAGTGTGGAGAATGTAGCACATTCCTTCCTAGGTCAATTGGATTTTTAATACCTTGACTTGTGGGTCTTTTGAGCATTGAATAATTATTTAGACTGAACAAGTCAAGTTCTTGTCACTGATATAGTTGCTTTAGATAATTTTAAACAGCATATTAAAATGTCTGCATATTTCAATGTCTTATATATGAATTATTAGTACatgacataaaaatatattctgttCTTGCTGTTTGATGCTTAAGAAAattgcaaaaaatatttttagcaatTCAACTGAAACTGCTACATTAATTGAATTTAATGAGAAGAGTCTCAATATTTCTAAGATCAGGAATGAAGATTGAAAATTTAAGGCCTCCAATAATACAAACAGACAAAATTTGTggtatggatttttttaaaaagatgaatattatttaattgttcaaaatacagaaatataatgacatttgttgattttttattttgttgaggaaataggttaaaaatattaataaaagttacattatttacttgtttggtttGATGTCTATACTATTTCTGTGGGTAATTGAGTAAGCTGATCACTGATTTCCACAATGGTCAATAAGCATATGATGCAATAATAAAATTAGTATATTGTATAAAATAGTAAAAGTAATGGATGGTGGCAGAGTAAAAACATAGAATAGACTGGCTTTAAACATAGAAAATGGGTCTTCAAAGATATGATCAAAATTTAGACACTGTTacacatagagaaagagagaaagagaacactaTGCTTGTCTCATGGCTCATGttcttattttcttgttttctgtgttgaTTTGAACAGATTTATTGTAGATAAATGGTCAGGGATGAGGAACAGAACATCAGTGACGTACTTCATCCTCCTGGGTCTGACAGACGATCCTGACCTTCAggttgtgattttcttttttctgtttctcacgTATGCGCTCAGCATTATTGGAAATTTAACCATCATCACACTCACGCTGCTGGATTCCCACCTGAAGACccccatgtatttcttcctcagGAATTTCTCCTTCTTGGAAATTTCGTTTACTTCTGCCTGTAACCCTAGGTTTTTGGTCAGCATCCTAACTGGAGACAAATCGATCTCCTATAATGCTTGTGCTGCCcaactatttttctttattttccttggtTCAACAGAGTTTTTCCTTCTGGCATCCATGTCCTATGATCGCTATGTGGCTATCTGCAAGCCCCTCCACTATACAACCATCATGAGTAACAAGATCTGTCATCAGCTCATCATCGGCTCCTGGCTGGCTGGTTTCTTGGTAATTTTTCCACCACTGGCCATGGGCTTGGAGCTAGATTTCTGTGACTCCAACATTATTGACCACTTCACATGTGACTCCGCCCCTTTGCTCCAAATCTCCTGCACAGACACAAGTACCCTAGAACTCATGAGCTTTATATTGGCTTTGATCACGCTTATGACTACGCTTATGCTGATAATTCTCTCTTACATCTATATCCTCAGAACTATTCTGAAGTTTCCCTCAACCCAACAAAGGAGAAAGGCCTTCTCAACCTGCTCCTCACACATAACTGTTGTCTCCATTTCTTATGGAAGCTGCATCTTCATGTATGTGAAAACATCTGCCAAGGCTGGAGTTACCTTGACAAAGGGGGTGGCGATGCTCAACACCTCTGTTGCCCCCATGCTGAATCCTTTTATCTACACTTTAAGGAACCAGCAGGTGAAACAAGCATTTAAGGATCTTGTGAGAAAGGTACTTGCCTCAAAAACACTTATCTGATATAGATGACAAATGAAACATGGGACAATTTCAACCATAAAACTAATGAGCATATCTTTGTTTTAGTTCATCTCAGAAATGCTACCCTTAATGCATTTTCTATATTCAGCTTACAGTTCACTTAATCAATTTATGAGCAAGAACATTATGGGATGGTTTCTAATGGTATATGATAATTATAAACGAAGTAATTTTGAATTATAGTTTATGTATTTCAAGTAATACATATATCAATACATCATACATAATTTTGGAAAGATTAAGACAGGGAAACTTTGTTAATTCATGTATGTGTTAAGcaaatatatgcacaaatattcttgcatgtatgtttatgtgactatgtttgtgtgtgtgtatatatatatatatgtatatatatttttactttggtGGTGTTAGATAATATAATAAATACGTTGTAATTTTATAGTTGTTGCTATCATTTCTTAAATGAGACATAGAGGAAATTTAATGATATGATATGGGAATTATCTATTTATAATCCGTTTATTGAaagtatgaagttctcaaaatagaaaaaaagtgaaaataaaaacaaaataaaatgctaaaaggaaaatggagatatttatttttgtaccAAACATAAAACTTAATTTGCAACTTAATGTTTCAAAATGGAGTTCTGTTTATGGTAATGATAGTGAATCATcagaaaaacatgtattttttcAGGTAATtgtacattatttttatatttgttgtgtttctaattattatttatagtgctttaaaaacaaaaaatgaagtaaaGCTTTAAGAATAATTAAACTGATTATTATTCTCatagggaggaaagagagaagtgaaGGTGACGTGATTCtacttcatttaaatatatttttaaaacttcctgtttttcaaatttttacaATTACAGTTGTTACCCTAATAAATgggcaataaaatatttttataaaatatatttcttaaaagagGGACCACCCTGTGTCTCTGGACTAATCCTCTCTGGAACTGATACATAAGAAAATCCACGTAGGTAGGACATATTCATACTTTTATATGATTTGTGGCATGGACATATCTTTGCAAGCAATTGCACAGTCAAGGCACTAAACTTCCGATACAaagtttcttttctccatttagttttgttattagttttttaaaaaactggctTATATGCTCAGAAATAAATCTACTCTCCTCACAAAATTAAACGTACAACATAATGAGGTCAACTATACGGGAAGTGTTCTACAATATATCTGTCTAAAAGTTATTCATCTGTCATGATTCAATATTTAAATAGCAGATTCACAATCCACCAACTCTCCATCCATACACAGAGACC
This window harbors:
- the LOC142838563 gene encoding olfactory receptor 6C76, encoding MRNRTSVTYFILLGLTDDPDLQVVIFFFLFLTYALSIIGNLTIITLTLLDSHLKTPMYFFLRNFSFLEISFTSACNPRFLVSILTGDKSISYNACAAQLFFFIFLGSTEFFLLASMSYDRYVAICKPLHYTTIMSNKICHQLIIGSWLAGFLVIFPPLAMGLELDFCDSNIIDHFTCDSAPLLQISCTDTSTLELMSFILALITLMTTLMLIILSYIYILRTILKFPSTQQRRKAFSTCSSHITVVSISYGSCIFMYVKTSAKAGVTLTKGVAMLNTSVAPMLNPFIYTLRNQQVKQAFKDLVRKVAFRM